One Thiocapsa bogorovii DNA segment encodes these proteins:
- the nuoI gene encoding NADH-quinone oxidoreductase subunit NuoI, with protein MLKATREYLQSLLMVELFKGLSLTGAYLFKRKFTVQYPEEKAPISPRFRGLHALRRYPNGEERCIACKLCEAVCPALAITIEAEPREDGSRRTTRYDIDLFKCIYCGFCEESCPVDSIVETGVYEYHFENRGENIMTKDKLLAIGDKYEADIAAARAADAPYR; from the coding sequence ATGTTGAAAGCCACACGCGAATACCTCCAAAGCCTTTTGATGGTCGAGCTCTTCAAGGGCTTGAGCCTGACGGGCGCTTATCTGTTCAAGCGCAAATTCACGGTCCAGTATCCGGAGGAGAAGGCCCCGATCTCGCCGCGTTTTCGCGGCCTGCATGCCTTGCGGCGCTATCCCAACGGCGAGGAACGCTGCATCGCCTGCAAGCTCTGCGAGGCGGTCTGTCCGGCACTGGCCATCACGATCGAGGCCGAGCCGCGCGAGGACGGATCCAGGCGGACGACGCGCTACGATATCGACCTCTTCAAGTGCATTTATTGCGGCTTCTGCGAGGAGTCTTGCCCGGTAGACTCGATCGTCGAGACCGGGGTCTACGAATATCACTTCGAGAATCGCGGCGAGAACATCATGACCAAGGACAAGCTCCTCGCGATCGGTGACAAGTACGAGGCGGACATCGCCGCGGCTCGCGCGGCGGACGCGCCCTACCGCTGA
- a CDS encoding NADH-quinone oxidoreductase subunit C, with product MAKDILSNPARLTALVDALGEALLGQGCETVTDLGEVTLIVPSERLTDVAWILRDHPQLRFEQLIDLCGVDYAAYGKSEWATEEASTTGFGRGVDRDQELAVDDPKRFAVVYHLLSLVHNRRVRLRVYTGSSQPMVDSVVPVWAAANWFEREAFDLFGILFRGHPDLRRILTDYGFVGHPFRKDFPLSGHVEMRYDPEQGRVIYEPVSIPPRVLVPRVIRSDSRYVQTGVSSESSDA from the coding sequence ATGGCAAAAGACATCCTGTCCAACCCCGCCAGGTTGACCGCGCTCGTCGATGCACTCGGCGAGGCGCTGCTCGGCCAGGGGTGCGAGACCGTCACGGACCTCGGCGAGGTCACCCTGATCGTGCCGTCGGAGCGTTTGACCGACGTGGCGTGGATCCTTCGTGACCATCCACAGTTGCGGTTCGAGCAGCTGATCGACCTCTGCGGTGTCGACTACGCCGCTTACGGCAAGTCCGAGTGGGCGACTGAAGAGGCATCCACGACGGGTTTCGGCCGAGGCGTCGATCGAGACCAGGAGCTGGCCGTCGACGACCCCAAGCGCTTTGCTGTCGTCTACCACCTCCTGTCGCTCGTACACAATCGGCGGGTTCGTCTGCGCGTCTATACGGGGAGCAGTCAGCCGATGGTCGACTCGGTCGTCCCCGTCTGGGCGGCGGCCAATTGGTTCGAGCGCGAGGCCTTCGATCTTTTCGGGATCCTTTTCCGGGGCCATCCCGATTTGCGTCGAATCCTCACCGACTACGGCTTTGTCGGGCATCCCTTTCGGAAGGATTTCCCCCTATCAGGGCATGTGGAGATGCGCTACGACCCGGAGCAAGGTCGGGTCATCTACGAACCGGTCTCGATCCCGCCGCGTGTCCTGGTGCCGCGCGTGATCCGCTCCGACAGTCGATACGTGCAGACGGGCGTGAGCTCGGAGTCATCGGATGCCTGA
- the nuoL gene encoding NADH-quinone oxidoreductase subunit L: MENVYLTIVLAPLLGAIIAGFFGGRIGRQGAHAVTIAGVGLSTALSLMVLARFIWGDLPVYNEAVYTWMVSDGIRFEIGFLVDRLTALMMATVTFVSLMVHIYTIGYMADDEHNWPHGALTGKNSYQRFFSYISLFTFSMLMLVMSNNFMQLFFGWEAVGLVSYLLIGFWSTRETAIFANMKAFLVNRVGDFGFILGIAAIGMYFNSMDYVEVFAAAPDHADTQLALFGGVSLMTLICILLFIGAMGKSAQVPLHVWLPDSMEGPTPISALIHAATMVTAGVFMVARMSPLFEMSETALSFILIIGATTALFMGLIGLVQNDIKRVVAYSTLSQLGYMVTALGASAYAAGMFHLMTHAFFKALLFLAAGSVIIAMHHKQDIREMGGLRRYMPITWITALIGSLALIGFPAFSGFFSKDAIIEAVGHSTLYGSGYASLLLTIGVFVTAAYSFRMYFLVFHGKPRMDEHTRHHLHETPWVVTLPLVLLAIPSVVLGWLVIEPLLVTNWFATGDWNPIVVAPEHDTLHALREHWHGQWAFVLHGMTMPPFFLAMGGLVLAAVVWWFTFAKNPKIDEQLQAMGGPVTKILQAKYGFDDFNQKVFAGGGRWLGKVLWLGGDRAIIDDGVVNGSAHGVAALAQRARHLQTGYLYHYAIAMIVGLVGLLTFFVVL; encoded by the coding sequence GTGGAAAACGTCTACCTGACCATCGTGCTTGCGCCGCTCTTGGGCGCCATCATCGCCGGCTTTTTCGGCGGCCGAATCGGCCGACAGGGGGCGCATGCGGTGACCATTGCCGGCGTCGGGCTCTCTACGGCGCTTTCGCTCATGGTGCTCGCGCGCTTTATCTGGGGTGATCTGCCGGTCTACAACGAGGCCGTCTATACCTGGATGGTGTCGGACGGCATCCGCTTCGAGATCGGCTTCCTGGTCGATCGGCTCACGGCGCTCATGATGGCGACCGTAACCTTCGTCTCCTTGATGGTCCACATCTATACGATCGGCTACATGGCCGATGACGAGCACAACTGGCCGCACGGTGCGCTGACCGGCAAGAACAGCTATCAGCGTTTCTTCAGCTACATCTCGCTCTTTACCTTTTCCATGTTGATGTTGGTTATGTCCAACAACTTCATGCAGCTCTTCTTCGGGTGGGAGGCGGTCGGTTTGGTCTCCTATCTACTCATCGGCTTCTGGTCGACGCGCGAGACGGCGATCTTTGCCAACATGAAGGCCTTCCTGGTCAACCGGGTCGGCGATTTTGGCTTCATTCTGGGCATCGCTGCGATCGGAATGTATTTCAACAGCATGGATTACGTCGAGGTCTTTGCCGCTGCGCCCGACCACGCCGACACCCAGCTCGCCCTGTTTGGCGGCGTCTCGCTCATGACCCTGATCTGTATTCTGCTCTTCATCGGTGCCATGGGTAAGTCGGCGCAGGTTCCCCTGCATGTCTGGCTGCCGGACTCGATGGAAGGCCCCACGCCCATCTCGGCCTTGATTCACGCCGCGACCATGGTCACGGCGGGCGTCTTCATGGTGGCGCGCATGTCGCCGCTGTTCGAGATGTCCGAGACGGCGCTCAGCTTCATCCTCATCATCGGCGCGACCACGGCACTCTTCATGGGCCTGATCGGTCTGGTGCAGAACGACATCAAGCGGGTCGTCGCCTATTCGACCCTGTCGCAGCTCGGCTATATGGTGACGGCGCTCGGAGCCTCGGCCTACGCCGCCGGGATGTTCCATCTCATGACCCACGCCTTCTTCAAGGCGCTGCTGTTCCTGGCTGCCGGCTCGGTGATCATCGCCATGCATCACAAGCAGGACATCCGCGAGATGGGCGGCCTGCGCCGTTACATGCCGATCACCTGGATCACCGCATTGATCGGCTCGCTCGCCCTGATCGGGTTCCCGGCCTTCTCCGGCTTTTTCTCGAAGGACGCCATCATCGAGGCGGTAGGTCACTCGACCCTCTACGGTTCCGGTTATGCCTCGCTCCTGTTGACGATCGGTGTCTTCGTGACCGCGGCCTACAGCTTTCGCATGTATTTCCTGGTCTTCCACGGCAAGCCGCGGATGGACGAGCATACCAGACACCATCTGCACGAGACCCCATGGGTCGTGACCTTACCGCTGGTGCTTCTGGCGATACCCTCGGTGGTGCTCGGCTGGCTGGTCATCGAGCCGCTGTTGGTGACCAATTGGTTCGCCACCGGCGACTGGAACCCCATCGTCGTGGCGCCCGAGCACGATACCCTGCACGCCCTGCGCGAGCATTGGCACGGCCAGTGGGCCTTCGTCCTGCACGGCATGACCATGCCGCCCTTCTTCCTGGCGATGGGTGGGCTGGTCTTGGCCGCCGTCGTCTGGTGGTTCACCTTCGCAAAGAATCCGAAGATCGACGAGCAACTGCAGGCGATGGGTGGCCCCGTCACCAAGATCCTGCAGGCCAAATACGGGTTCGACGACTTCAATCAGAAGGTCTTTGCCGGAGGCGGCCGTTGGCTGGGTAAGGTGCTCTGGCTCGGCGGTGACCGCGCGATCATCGACGACGGCGTGGTCAACGGATCGGCTCATGGGGTTGCAGCGCTGGCGCAGCGTGCGCGGCATTTGCAGACCGGTTACCTCTATCACTACGCGATTGCGATGATCGTCGGGCTCGTCGGGCTCTTGACGTTCTTCGTCGTGCTCTAA
- a CDS encoding NADH-quinone oxidoreductase subunit D, with the protein MPEIRNYTLNFGPQHPSAHGVLRLVLEMDGEVIERADPHIGLLHRATEKLAESKPFNQSIGYMDRLDYVSMMCNEHGYVRAIEKLLGVEAPERAQYIRTMFDEITRILNHLMWLAAHGLDIGAMTVFLYCFREREDLLDCYEAVSGARMHATYYRPGGVYRDLPDRMPQYSGSSKWHSAKTIAKRNGPRQGSLLDFIEDFADRFPAHVDEYETLLTDNRIWKQRTVGIGVVSPERALQLGFTGPMLRGSGVEWDLRKKQPYAAYDKMDFDIPVGVNGDCYDRYLVRMEEMRQSNRIIKQCVQWLRENPGPVAIDDHKVMPPSRADMKDDMEALIHHFKLFTEGYCPPPGEVYAAVEAPKGEFGCYIVSDGANKPYRLKVRAPGFPHLAALDEMSQGHMLADVVAIIGTLDVVFGEIDR; encoded by the coding sequence ATGCCTGAGATTCGCAACTACACGCTGAACTTCGGGCCTCAGCATCCCTCGGCCCACGGCGTTCTGCGTCTGGTGCTCGAGATGGACGGCGAGGTCATCGAGCGGGCCGATCCGCATATCGGTTTGCTGCATCGCGCGACCGAGAAGCTTGCCGAGTCCAAACCGTTCAACCAGAGCATCGGCTACATGGATCGGCTCGACTATGTGTCGATGATGTGCAACGAGCATGGCTATGTCCGGGCGATCGAGAAGCTGCTCGGGGTCGAGGCCCCGGAGCGCGCTCAGTACATCCGCACCATGTTCGACGAGATTACCCGCATCCTGAATCATCTGATGTGGCTCGCCGCGCATGGTCTGGACATCGGGGCCATGACGGTTTTCCTCTACTGCTTCCGCGAGCGTGAAGACCTGCTCGACTGTTACGAGGCGGTTTCGGGCGCGCGGATGCACGCCACCTATTATCGCCCCGGCGGTGTCTACCGGGATCTGCCCGATCGGATGCCGCAGTACTCGGGAAGCTCCAAGTGGCACAGCGCCAAGACCATCGCAAAGCGCAACGGACCGCGTCAGGGCTCGCTGCTCGACTTCATCGAGGATTTTGCCGATCGCTTTCCGGCTCATGTCGACGAATACGAGACCCTGCTGACGGATAATCGGATCTGGAAGCAGCGCACCGTCGGGATCGGTGTCGTTTCGCCAGAGCGTGCGCTCCAGCTTGGGTTTACGGGTCCGATGCTGCGTGGGTCCGGTGTCGAATGGGATCTGCGCAAGAAGCAGCCTTATGCCGCCTACGACAAGATGGACTTCGATATCCCGGTCGGGGTCAACGGCGATTGCTATGACCGCTATCTGGTCCGTATGGAGGAAATGCGCCAGTCCAATCGGATCATCAAGCAGTGCGTGCAATGGCTGCGCGAGAATCCCGGCCCGGTCGCGATCGATGACCACAAGGTCATGCCGCCGTCGCGCGCCGACATGAAGGACGACATGGAAGCCTTGATCCACCACTTCAAACTCTTTACCGAGGGCTATTGTCCGCCGCCCGGCGAGGTGTATGCCGCCGTCGAGGCCCCGAAGGGCGAGTTCGGTTGCTACATCGTCTCGGACGGTGCCAATAAGCCCTATCGTCTGAAGGTCCGTGCGCCAGGCTTTCCGCATCTCGCCGCATTGGACGAGATGTCGCAAGGCCACATGCTCGCCGACGTCGTGGCGATCATCGGGACGCTGGATGTTGTCTTCGGGGAGATCGATCGCTGA
- the nuoK gene encoding NADH-quinone oxidoreductase subunit NuoK, translating into MIALSDYLILAAGLFMLAVAGIFLNRKNVILLLMCIELMLLAVNMNFVAFSHFLGDMTGQVFVFFILTVAAAEAAIGLAILVVLFRNRQTINVEDLDSLKG; encoded by the coding sequence ATGATCGCGCTCTCCGACTATTTGATCCTGGCTGCCGGGCTCTTCATGCTGGCGGTTGCCGGGATCTTCCTGAATCGCAAGAACGTCATCCTGCTGCTGATGTGCATCGAGCTGATGCTCTTGGCGGTGAATATGAATTTCGTGGCCTTTTCCCATTTTCTCGGGGATATGACGGGTCAGGTCTTCGTCTTCTTCATTCTGACCGTGGCGGCGGCCGAGGCTGCGATCGGGCTTGCGATCCTGGTGGTGCTTTTCCGTAATCGGCAGACGATCAACGTGGAGGATTTGGATAGCCTCAAGGGGTAG
- the nuoG gene encoding NADH-quinone oxidoreductase subunit NuoG, with amino-acid sequence MTDKITIEIDGRTCEAEPGEMIIAVADREGIIIPRFCYHKKLSIAANCRMCLVEAEQGGRPFPKPVPACATPVGTGMKVQTRSPKAIDAQQGTMEFLLINHPLDCPICDQGGECELQDVAMGYGGDVSRFSERKRVVKDEDLGPLIATDMTRCIHCTRCVRFGAEIAGVRELGATGRGEDMRIGTFVAHTVSHELSGNIIDLCPVGALTSKPYRFTARAWELTDADSIAPHDGVGSNIRLHVRGGRVMRVHPRDNEAVNETWISDRDRFSYAGLNAEDRLTAPMIKIDGVWREVEWQEALTAVAEHLKAADASRMGWLMAPNATLEELYLAQRVARGLGCANIDHRLRQQDFSGDDADPMLPWLGLPIADLETREAILLIGTEIRQEQPLLAHRIRKAALEGATVACVNPLTLALTHPARQLVGTPAQMVADLAAIAKALGAKASKTLKTVIGAAKPDDAHQAIAEALRAAGEKSAGAVLLGALAAAHPDYALLKALAYRIGKLSGAVVGFLPASANSIGAHLAGAVPQGLPGGRAAESKGRGVGEMLSAPPSTLVLWGLEPDRDLIDPARAMAMCESADRVIACSAFRSPSLEAVADVLLPIGAFAETSGTFVNAGGLWQRFQGAVAPPGEARPGWKVLRVLGNLLDLPGFEYRDAAQVRDELDGLCGDASLDNTPRRDYPTATPSTTAGLMRLGSVPIYALDPLVRRAPALQRTPVHGAAFGVYLHPEQARGDGLIADQTVLIIQNGHEVEANVFLDDAIAMGCARIPAAVTGSGRLGAQIGPVEIRPWFGETGSEAG; translated from the coding sequence ATGACGGATAAGATCACGATCGAGATCGACGGCCGCACCTGCGAGGCGGAACCGGGAGAGATGATCATCGCGGTCGCGGACCGCGAGGGGATCATCATCCCGCGTTTCTGCTATCACAAGAAGCTGTCCATCGCGGCCAACTGCCGCATGTGTCTGGTCGAGGCGGAGCAGGGCGGTCGCCCTTTTCCCAAGCCGGTACCCGCGTGCGCCACTCCGGTCGGTACGGGCATGAAGGTCCAGACGCGCTCGCCCAAGGCCATCGATGCCCAGCAGGGGACGATGGAGTTCCTGCTCATCAATCATCCGCTCGACTGTCCGATTTGCGACCAGGGCGGCGAATGCGAGCTACAGGACGTCGCGATGGGCTACGGCGGCGACGTCTCGCGCTTCTCCGAGCGCAAGCGGGTTGTCAAGGACGAGGATCTCGGGCCGCTCATCGCCACCGATATGACACGCTGCATCCATTGCACCCGCTGCGTACGCTTCGGCGCAGAGATCGCCGGCGTACGTGAGCTCGGCGCGACGGGTCGCGGCGAAGATATGCGCATCGGGACCTTCGTCGCCCATACCGTGAGCCACGAACTCTCGGGCAATATCATCGATCTCTGCCCTGTCGGTGCGCTGACCTCCAAGCCGTACCGCTTCACGGCGCGGGCCTGGGAGCTGACCGACGCCGACAGCATTGCCCCACATGACGGGGTCGGCTCGAACATTCGTCTGCATGTGCGCGGCGGGCGGGTCATGCGGGTGCATCCGCGCGACAACGAGGCGGTCAACGAGACCTGGATCTCGGATCGCGACCGTTTCAGCTATGCGGGTCTGAATGCCGAGGATCGCCTGACTGCGCCCATGATCAAGATCGACGGGGTCTGGCGCGAGGTCGAGTGGCAAGAGGCCCTGACTGCGGTCGCCGAACATCTAAAGGCCGCCGATGCGAGCCGCATGGGCTGGCTGATGGCCCCGAACGCGACGCTCGAGGAGCTCTATCTGGCGCAGCGGGTTGCGCGCGGCCTGGGTTGCGCCAATATCGATCATCGTCTGCGCCAGCAGGACTTCAGCGGTGACGACGCCGATCCGATGCTGCCTTGGCTGGGTCTGCCGATCGCCGACCTGGAGACCCGCGAGGCGATCCTCCTAATCGGAACCGAGATCCGCCAAGAGCAGCCGCTGTTGGCCCACCGCATCCGAAAGGCTGCGCTGGAGGGTGCGACCGTCGCCTGCGTGAATCCCTTGACCCTGGCGCTGACCCATCCCGCCCGGCAGTTGGTCGGGACGCCTGCGCAGATGGTCGCGGACCTCGCGGCGATCGCCAAGGCGCTGGGTGCCAAGGCGTCGAAGACACTCAAGACAGTCATCGGCGCGGCCAAGCCCGACGACGCCCATCAGGCGATCGCCGAGGCCCTGCGTGCTGCGGGAGAGAAGTCTGCCGGCGCGGTCTTGCTGGGCGCGCTGGCCGCCGCTCATCCGGACTACGCGCTGCTCAAGGCGCTGGCCTATCGGATCGGTAAATTGAGCGGCGCCGTCGTGGGTTTCCTGCCGGCCTCGGCGAACAGCATCGGCGCGCATCTGGCCGGCGCCGTGCCCCAGGGTCTGCCCGGCGGTCGGGCGGCCGAGTCGAAGGGCCGCGGGGTCGGCGAGATGCTGAGTGCGCCGCCGAGCACGCTGGTCCTCTGGGGCTTGGAGCCGGATCGGGATCTCATCGACCCCGCGCGGGCGATGGCCATGTGCGAATCGGCCGATCGCGTGATTGCCTGCTCGGCTTTTCGCTCGCCTTCGCTCGAGGCCGTTGCCGACGTCCTGCTTCCGATCGGTGCGTTTGCCGAAACCTCCGGCACCTTTGTCAACGCGGGGGGGCTGTGGCAGCGGTTTCAGGGTGCGGTCGCGCCCCCCGGCGAGGCACGTCCCGGCTGGAAGGTGTTGCGCGTGCTGGGCAATCTGCTGGATCTTCCGGGCTTCGAGTATCGGGATGCGGCGCAGGTGCGCGACGAGCTTGACGGGCTGTGCGGCGATGCCTCGCTCGACAACACCCCGCGCAGGGATTATCCGACGGCTACACCCAGCACAACCGCCGGCCTGATGCGGCTCGGGAGCGTGCCCATCTATGCCCTGGATCCGCTGGTCCGACGGGCTCCGGCCCTGCAGCGCACACCCGTGCACGGCGCGGCTTTCGGTGTCTATCTGCATCCAGAGCAGGCGCGTGGCGATGGACTGATTGCCGATCAGACGGTCTTGATCATTCAGAACGGCCACGAGGTCGAGGCCAATGTCTTCCTGGACGACGCTATCGCGATGGGCTGTGCGCGGATCCCGGCAGCCGTGACCGGAAGCGGGCGGCTGGGCGCGCAGATCGGCCCGGTCGAGATCAGGCCGTGGTTCGGCGAGACGGGCAGCGAGGCGGGATGA
- a CDS encoding NADH-quinone oxidoreductase subunit J yields MGFEKFLFYVFAAITLIAAGMVITRRNPVHAVLYLVLAFISSAALWILLEAEFLGIVLILVYVGAVMVLFLFVVMMLDVDIATLRAGFIRYLPIGALIAVVLALEIFLIVGPANFGLQHFPSPVPAGPEASNTEELGLLLYTLYVYPFEIAAIILLVAIVAAIRLTLRRRPDSKYMDPGKQVRVKKGPDRIRIVKMPSESAAVPAVAASAAPQESTE; encoded by the coding sequence ATGGGCTTTGAAAAATTCCTCTTCTATGTCTTTGCCGCCATAACCCTAATTGCTGCAGGGATGGTGATCACGCGCCGCAATCCGGTCCACGCCGTCCTCTATTTGGTGCTGGCCTTCATCAGCAGCGCGGCCCTGTGGATCCTGCTCGAGGCTGAGTTCCTCGGCATCGTGCTGATCCTGGTTTATGTCGGTGCAGTCATGGTGCTCTTCCTCTTCGTGGTGATGATGCTCGACGTCGATATCGCGACGCTCCGTGCCGGCTTTATTCGCTATTTGCCGATCGGTGCGCTGATTGCGGTCGTGCTGGCCCTCGAGATCTTCCTGATCGTCGGGCCGGCGAATTTCGGATTGCAGCATTTCCCGTCGCCCGTGCCGGCCGGCCCCGAGGCGAGCAATACCGAAGAGCTCGGTCTCCTGCTCTATACCCTCTATGTCTATCCGTTCGAGATTGCCGCCATCATCCTGCTTGTCGCGATCGTCGCCGCGATTCGCTTGACGCTGCGCCGTCGGCCCGACTCCAAATATATGGATCCGGGGAAGCAGGTCAGGGTCAAAAAGGGTCCGGACCGGATTCGTATCGTCAAGATGCCTTCAGAGAGTGCCGCGGTTCCGGCCGTCGCCGCCTCGGCTGCACCACAGGAATCGACCGAATGA
- the nuoH gene encoding NADH-quinone oxidoreductase subunit NuoH, which translates to MIELWNALPVVIQILIKIIAIVLPLLGMVAYYTLAERKVIGYIQVRIGPNRVGWRGSLQPIADAVKLMMKEIVIPTKADKALFLLAPMIAIAPALAAWAVFPFDEGLVLSDINAGLLYLLALTSLGVYGIIIAGWASNSKYALLGAMRSAAQIVAYEIAMGFALVGVLVAAGSLNLGAIVAAQEGNLLTWFWLPLLPLFGVYLISGIAETNRAPFDVAEGESEIVAGFHVEYSGMAFAVFFLAEYANMILISALSALLFMGGWLSPFPQGWIEGVPILGDGFHWLLLKTFFFMFVFLWLRATFPRYRYDQIMRLGWKVFIPITIVWILVVALAVLAELPPWWSA; encoded by the coding sequence ATGATCGAACTATGGAATGCGCTTCCCGTGGTGATCCAGATCCTGATCAAGATCATCGCAATCGTTTTGCCGCTCCTCGGAATGGTCGCCTATTACACCTTGGCCGAGCGCAAGGTGATCGGCTATATCCAGGTCCGCATCGGACCCAACCGGGTCGGCTGGCGCGGCTCGCTGCAGCCGATTGCGGATGCGGTCAAGCTGATGATGAAGGAGATCGTCATCCCGACCAAGGCCGACAAAGCTTTGTTCTTGTTGGCGCCCATGATCGCGATCGCGCCGGCCTTGGCTGCCTGGGCGGTGTTCCCCTTCGACGAAGGGCTGGTGCTGTCCGACATCAATGCCGGCTTGCTCTATTTGCTTGCGCTGACCTCTCTCGGTGTCTACGGCATCATCATCGCGGGGTGGGCGTCGAACTCCAAATATGCCCTGCTCGGCGCTATGCGCTCGGCCGCTCAGATCGTCGCCTACGAGATCGCGATGGGCTTCGCGCTGGTCGGCGTTCTCGTCGCGGCCGGGAGCCTGAATCTGGGCGCCATCGTCGCGGCCCAAGAGGGTAACCTCCTCACCTGGTTCTGGCTGCCGTTGTTGCCCTTGTTCGGCGTCTATCTGATCTCGGGGATTGCCGAAACCAACCGTGCGCCCTTCGACGTCGCCGAAGGCGAGTCCGAGATCGTCGCGGGTTTCCATGTGGAGTATTCCGGGATGGCCTTCGCGGTCTTCTTCCTCGCCGAATACGCGAACATGATCCTCATCTCGGCACTTTCGGCCCTGCTCTTCATGGGAGGCTGGCTATCGCCCTTCCCGCAGGGCTGGATCGAAGGCGTTCCGATCCTGGGTGACGGCTTCCATTGGCTGCTGCTCAAGACCTTCTTCTTCATGTTCGTATTCTTGTGGTTACGGGCGACCTTCCCGCGGTATCGCTACGACCAGATCATGCGTCTGGGTTGGAAGGTCTTCATCCCGATCACGATCGTCTGGATCCTGGTGGTGGCGCTTGCGGTGCTCGCCGAGCTGCCCCCTTGGTGGTCCGCCTGA
- a CDS encoding NADH-quinone oxidoreductase subunit NuoE family protein has protein sequence MSFRNAPLAVIHDRDKSTLFTAEIREQIDAWIAKYPAEWKQSAVMPALTIVQDANGGWLTPELMNDVAAYLDMPEVSVYEVATFYGMYDLEPQGRHKVCVCNSVSCLLLGSEELIEHVEHKYDVRLGETTADGRFTFKEVECLGACRHAPAVLVDKTYHENLSPQALDKLIDELE, from the coding sequence ATGAGCTTTCGCAACGCGCCGCTTGCGGTCATTCACGATCGCGATAAATCGACCCTCTTCACCGCCGAGATTCGCGAGCAGATTGATGCGTGGATCGCCAAGTATCCAGCCGAATGGAAACAGTCCGCGGTGATGCCCGCGCTGACCATCGTGCAGGATGCCAATGGCGGCTGGCTGACCCCCGAGCTCATGAATGATGTCGCCGCCTATCTGGATATGCCGGAGGTGTCCGTTTACGAGGTCGCGACCTTCTACGGCATGTATGATCTGGAGCCCCAGGGTCGACACAAGGTGTGCGTTTGCAACAGCGTGTCTTGCCTGCTGCTGGGCTCCGAGGAGCTGATCGAGCATGTCGAGCACAAGTACGACGTGCGTCTCGGCGAGACGACCGCCGACGGTCGCTTCACCTTCAAAGAGGTGGAGTGTCTCGGTGCGTGTCGGCATGCGCCGGCGGTGCTGGTCGACAAGACCTATCACGAGAACCTCTCGCCCCAAGCGCTCGATAAGTTGATCGACGAGCTGGAGTAG
- the nuoF gene encoding NADH-quinone oxidoreductase subunit NuoF — MVPNQNSVCFRNMHLDATTRHTLDAYRSLGGYVQWEKILRERPDPADIIEEIKLSALRGRGGAGFPTGLKWSFMPRTAPGQKYIVCNSDEGEPGTCKDRDILRYNPHQLIEGMAIAGYCIGATVGYNYIRGEFYEPIERCEEAIREAYAAGLLGKDIQGSGVDFDLYNHLGAGAYICGEETALLESIEGKKGQPRFKPPFPAQFGLYGRPTTINNTESLASIPVILEKGGQWFLEQGRPNNGGPKLFSVTGHVARPDNFEIPLGTPFRDLLELAGGMKDGRALKAVIPGGSSVPVVPGEIMMDVDMDYDSIAKAGSMLGSGAVIVIAEGTCMVRVLHNLAHFYMHESCGQCTPCREGTGWLERVLRRILDGKGRPGDLDLLDSVAGRIGGRTICALGDAAAMPVQSFLKHYRHEFEHLIEHGQSMAA; from the coding sequence ATGGTCCCGAATCAGAACAGCGTCTGTTTTCGCAACATGCACCTGGATGCGACGACCCGGCATACCTTGGATGCCTATCGCAGCCTCGGCGGCTATGTGCAATGGGAAAAGATCCTGCGCGAGCGTCCGGATCCGGCCGACATCATTGAAGAGATCAAGCTCTCGGCACTGCGCGGTCGCGGCGGTGCGGGCTTCCCGACCGGCCTGAAGTGGAGCTTCATGCCCCGCACGGCGCCCGGCCAAAAGTACATCGTCTGTAACTCCGACGAGGGTGAGCCGGGGACCTGCAAGGATCGCGACATCCTGCGCTATAACCCGCATCAGTTGATTGAAGGCATGGCGATCGCCGGCTACTGCATCGGCGCAACGGTCGGCTACAACTATATCCGCGGCGAGTTCTACGAGCCGATCGAACGGTGCGAGGAGGCCATCCGCGAGGCCTACGCGGCGGGTCTGTTGGGCAAGGACATCCAGGGCTCGGGTGTGGATTTCGACCTCTACAACCATCTTGGCGCCGGCGCCTACATCTGCGGCGAGGAAACCGCTCTACTCGAGTCGATCGAGGGCAAGAAGGGACAGCCGCGCTTCAAGCCGCCGTTCCCGGCCCAGTTCGGTCTCTACGGGCGTCCGACCACCATCAACAACACCGAGTCGCTGGCTTCGATCCCGGTCATCCTGGAGAAGGGCGGGCAGTGGTTCTTGGAGCAGGGGCGCCCGAACAACGGCGGCCCCAAGCTCTTCTCGGTCACCGGGCATGTCGCGCGTCCGGATAACTTCGAGATTCCACTGGGCACACCCTTCCGGGATCTGCTCGAGCTGGCCGGCGGGATGAAAGACGGCCGTGCGCTCAAGGCCGTGATTCCCGGCGGATCGTCCGTCCCGGTCGTGCCCGGCGAGATCATGATGGATGTGGACATGGACTACGACTCGATCGCCAAGGCCGGCTCGATGCTGGGCTCGGGCGCCGTGATCGTGATCGCCGAGGGGACCTGCATGGTCAGGGTGCTTCACAACCTGGCGCACTTCTACATGCACGAGTCCTGCGGTCAGTGCACGCCCTGTCGCGAAGGTACCGGTTGGCTGGAGCGGGTGCTGCGCCGCATCCTGGACGGCAAGGGCCGGCCGGGCGACCTGGATTTGCTCGACAGTGTCGCGGGTCGGATCGGCGGTCGGACCATTTGTGCCCTCGGCGATGCCGCCGCAATGCCGGTGCAGAGCTTTCTCAAGCATTATCGACACGAATTCGAGCACCTGATCGAGCACGGCCAAAGCATGGCAGCCTAG